The Roseibium sp. Sym1 nucleotide sequence GTACCACGAGAAGGCCAGCCACCGGCTGGTCGACATCTCGGAATGCCCGGTGCTCGACCCGGTCATCGTCGCGGCGCTGCCCGGACTGAAAACCCTGGCCGCGCAGGTCATGCCGAAAAAGGGTGACCTGCGCCTGACCGTGCTCGCCACCACCGCCGGGCTCGATGTGGCCATCGACAAGGCCGACAAGAATTACGACCACAAGATCCCGGCACTCTCCCAGAAAGTCGTCGAACTGGACCTTGCCCGCCTGTCGGTCAATGGCGAGGTGATCCTGGAAGTGCGCCCGCCGCTGCTCGACATGGGCGGTGTCGGCATCGTCGCTGCACCCGGCGGGTTCACCCAGGCGACCATTGCCGCAGAACATGCGCTCTCGGACCTCGTCCTGCGCGGTGTCGGCAAGGCGAAAAACGTTGCGGACCTGTTTTCCGGTGTCGGCACCTTTGCCCTTCGTGTCGCCCGGAATGCCAACGTGCATGCCGTCGAGGGCGACGCGGCCGCGCTTGCCGCCTTCGACAAGGCGCTGCGCAAACCGCAGGGCCTGAAGAAAGTCACCTTCGAGCGGCGCGACCTGTCCCGGCGGCCGCTTGTCCGCGACGAGCTTGAACCGTTCGACACCGTGGTGTTCGACCCGCCGCGCGCCGGCGCCCAGGCCCAGGCGGAACAGCTGGCGATCTCCACGGTCAAGACAATCGTCGCCGTTTCCTGCAATCCGGCGACGCTGGCCCGGGACCTCAGGATCCTGATCGACGGCGGCTACACGCTGCAAAGCGTCACACCGGTGGACCAGTTCCACTATTCGCCCCATATTGAAGCGGTGGCGGTACTGACAAGGGAGTGAGCCATGAGC carries:
- a CDS encoding class I SAM-dependent RNA methyltransferase, whose protein sequence is MSERELEVTELGHRGDGIAPTETGPVFVAGALPGETVHADVVDGRARKPVIKTRSPDRIEPICRHFKTCGGCSVQHLAERPYLDWKRGLVVKALADRGIETEVAGTIAATAGGRRRAVLTATRAGRHTLLGYHEKASHRLVDISECPVLDPVIVAALPGLKTLAAQVMPKKGDLRLTVLATTAGLDVAIDKADKNYDHKIPALSQKVVELDLARLSVNGEVILEVRPPLLDMGGVGIVAAPGGFTQATIAAEHALSDLVLRGVGKAKNVADLFSGVGTFALRVARNANVHAVEGDAAALAAFDKALRKPQGLKKVTFERRDLSRRPLVRDELEPFDTVVFDPPRAGAQAQAEQLAISTVKTIVAVSCNPATLARDLRILIDGGYTLQSVTPVDQFHYSPHIEAVAVLTRE